One Danio rerio strain Tuebingen ecotype United States chromosome 22, GRCz12tu, whole genome shotgun sequence genomic window carries:
- the si:dkey-182g1.6 gene encoding uncharacterized protein si:dkey-182g1.6 produces the protein MTNHSLLLWLLLFLDGASGAVEVSVIKGDSVTLQTGVSELQNDNKVDWTHGDGTIVAEIENKEIKTKDPAKLFKGRLEIDRKTGSLTIINITTEDKGFYKLDIRGKDLISKNFNVTVRGSAKRVSVKEGESVTLHTGVTDKQRYDQILWRFKDQDIAEINKGKNHVLVHDRNEEKNTIRFQLNENSGSLTISDSKSIDSGDYHLNMTSSTHSIWRTFSVNVKTIEKMDNQTPGLHPGYIALIVVCVLIVLPLAAAVIYFCNKEHEII, from the exons ATGACGAACCACTCTCTCCTCCTGTGGCTGTTGTTATTTCTGGACG GTGCATCTGGAGCTGTTGAGGTGTCAGTGATAAAAGGAGATTCTGTCACTCTTCAAACTGGTGTTTCTGAACTGCAGAATGATAACAAGGTAGATTGGACACATGGAGATGGCACTATAGTAGCTGAAATTGAAAAcaaggaaataaaaacaaaagatccTGCTAAGCTATTCAAAGGCAGACTGGAGATTGACAGAAAAACTGGATCTCTCACCATTATAAACATCACAACTGAAGATAAAGGATTTTATAAACTAGACATCCGCGGTAAAGATCTGATCTCCAAGAATTTCAATGTTACTGTTCGTG GTAGTGCGAAGAGGGTGTCCGTGAAGGAGGGCGAATCTGTCACTTTACACACTGGTGTTACTGACAAACAAAGATATGATCAGATATTGTGGAGGTTTAAAGATCAAGACATTGCAGAAATCAATAAAGGGAAAAATCATGTATTAGTACATGACAGGAATGAGGAGAAAAACACAATCAGATTTCAACTAAATGAAAACAGCGGATCTCTCACTATTAGTGACTCTAAAAGCATAGATTCAGGAGATTATCATCTAAACATGACCAGCAGCACACACTCTATATGGAGGACCTTTAGTGTTAATGTCAAAA CTATTGAAAAAATGGACAACCAGACTCCAGGTCTTCACCCAGGTTATATAGCACTGATAGTTGTTTGTGTGTTGATAGTCCTACCTTTGGCTGCTGCTGTGATTTACTTCTGCAACAAGG AGCATGAAATTATCTAA
- the LOC141380173 gene encoding CD48 antigen-like isoform X1, translated as MIDAIDLFCLNFFLLCGAAGVETEIRLSVMEGDSFTLRTGLTELQRDDEVEWRFGTSRISTITARSITNDDEMFKDRLQLEEQTGDITVTNVSHEHSGVYHLSSIVRNKKSNKQFTVTVFAHLPIPVIFSDASKCSSSPERSPRIFLCLVLNVSAVSLSWYKENSVLSSISVSNLSISLSLPLEVENQDKNTYSCVVNNPIRNQTTHLDISQHLRPCSDCSLCFDSTEAVVRLVITAVTGLAAMAAVHLLINDIRRAHRPAVKQ; from the exons ATGATTGACGCGATTGACTTGTTTTGCTTaaacttttttcttctttgtG GAGCGGCCGGTGTTGAGACAGAGATCCGCCTGTCAGTGATGGAGGGAGATTCGTTCACTCTACGCACCGGTTTAACTGAATTACAGCGCGATGACGAGGTCGAGTGGCGGTTTGGAACGAGCAGAATTTCCACAATAACGGCGCGAAGTATTACAAACGATGACGAGATGTTTAAGGATAGACTGCAGCTCGAAGAACAGACTGGTGACATCACCGTCACAAACGTCAGTCATGAACACAGTGGAGTTTATCATCTGAGCAGCATTGTCAGAAACAAGAAATCAAACAAGCAATTTACCGTTACTGTTTTTG CTCATTTGCCCATACCTGTGATCTTCTCGGACGCTTCAAAGTGCTCTTCGTCGCCTGAAAGATCGCCAAGAATCTTTTTGTGTTTAGTGTTGAATGTGAGcgctgtgagtctctcctggtacaaagaaaacagtgtattgtccagcatcagtgtgtctaatctcagcatcagtctctctctacctctggaggTGGAAAATCAGGATAAAAACACATACAGCTGTGTGGTCAACAATCCCATCAGAAATCAGACGACACACCTTGACATCAGTCAGCACTTACGGCCATGTTCAG ACTGCAGCCTTTGTTTTGACTCTACTGAAGCTGTGGTTCGATTGGTCATCACTGCTGTGACGGGCTTGGCCGCAATGGCTGCTGTTCATCTTCTGATTAATGACATCAGAAGAGCACATAGGCCTGCAGTCAAACAGTAA
- the LOC141380173 gene encoding CD48 antigen-like isoform X2 has product MEGDSFTLRTGLTELQRDDEVEWRFGTSRISTITARSITNDDEMFKDRLQLEEQTGDITVTNVSHEHSGVYHLSSIVRNKKSNKQFTVTVFAHLPIPVIFSDASKCSSSPERSPRIFLCLVLNVSAVSLSWYKENSVLSSISVSNLSISLSLPLEVENQDKNTYSCVVNNPIRNQTTHLDISQHLRPCSDCSLCFDSTEAVVRLVITAVTGLAAMAAVHLLINDIRRAHRPAVKQ; this is encoded by the exons ATGGAGGGAGATTCGTTCACTCTACGCACCGGTTTAACTGAATTACAGCGCGATGACGAGGTCGAGTGGCGGTTTGGAACGAGCAGAATTTCCACAATAACGGCGCGAAGTATTACAAACGATGACGAGATGTTTAAGGATAGACTGCAGCTCGAAGAACAGACTGGTGACATCACCGTCACAAACGTCAGTCATGAACACAGTGGAGTTTATCATCTGAGCAGCATTGTCAGAAACAAGAAATCAAACAAGCAATTTACCGTTACTGTTTTTG CTCATTTGCCCATACCTGTGATCTTCTCGGACGCTTCAAAGTGCTCTTCGTCGCCTGAAAGATCGCCAAGAATCTTTTTGTGTTTAGTGTTGAATGTGAGcgctgtgagtctctcctggtacaaagaaaacagtgtattgtccagcatcagtgtgtctaatctcagcatcagtctctctctacctctggaggTGGAAAATCAGGATAAAAACACATACAGCTGTGTGGTCAACAATCCCATCAGAAATCAGACGACACACCTTGACATCAGTCAGCACTTACGGCCATGTTCAG ACTGCAGCCTTTGTTTTGACTCTACTGAAGCTGTGGTTCGATTGGTCATCACTGCTGTGACGGGCTTGGCCGCAATGGCTGCTGTTCATCTTCTGATTAATGACATCAGAAGAGCACATAGGCCTGCAGTCAAACAGTAA